A single Hippopotamus amphibius kiboko isolate mHipAmp2 chromosome 5, mHipAmp2.hap2, whole genome shotgun sequence DNA region contains:
- the IFIT2 gene encoding interferon-induced protein with tetratricopeptide repeats 2 translates to MSATTKNSLESSLRQLKCHFTWNLVDGENSFDDFEDRVCNQIEFQNSEFRVTMCNLLAYIKHRRGQHEAALRCLRQAEEFIQREHADQVEIRSLVTWGNYAWVYYHLGRFSEAQVYVDKVKQVCQKFSSPYRIESPEMDCEEGWTRLKCGGNQNERAKVCFEKALEKNPKNPEFTSGLAIASYCLDNWPLSQNPVDPLRQAIQLNPDNQYVKVLLALKLQKMNEEGEGERLVEEALEKAPAATDVLCGAAKLYRRKGDLDQAIELLRKALKYMPDNTYLHYHIGCYYRAKVLEVEKMCGEREKLQELVGHALDHLKRAEESNGNFSHICSYIACLHSQAGQYEKAEYYFQKEFRKELPPLTKQVFHLRYGNFQLYQMKCEDKAIHHFIEGVKINQESKAREKMKNKLQKFAKIKLSKNGADLKALHLLAFLQELNGEMQPAEENSKRGLDSGNLMPLASLAEE, encoded by the coding sequence TGCGACCACAAAGAACTCCTTGGAGAGCAGCTTACGGCAACTAAAATGCCATTTCACCTGGAACTTGGTAGACGGAGAAAATTCCTTCGATGATTTTGAAGACAGAGTGTGTAACCAGATTGAGTTTCAGAACAGCGAATTCAGAGTCACAATGTGCAACCTACTGGCCTACATAAAACACCGCAGAGGCCAGCATGAGGCAGCCCTGCGATGCCTACGGCAAGCTGAGGAGTTCATCCAGCGAGAGCACGCTGACCAGGTGGAGATCAGAAGCCTGGTCACCTGGGGAAACTATGCCTGGGTCTACTACCACCTGGGAAGATTCTCAGAAGCTCAGGTGTATGTAGACAAGGTGAAACAAGTATGCCAGAAGTTTTCCAGCCCCTACAGAATTGAGAGTCCTGAGATGGATTGTGAAGAAGGGTGGACACGGTTAAAGTGTGGAGGAAACCAAAATGAAAGGGCCAAGGTGTGTTTTGAGAAGGCTCTGGAAAAGAACCCCAAGAACCCAGAATTCACCTCTGGACTGGCCATCGCTAGCTACTGTCTAGATAACTGGCCACTGTCTCAGAATCCCGTTGACCCTCTAAGGCAAGCCATCCAGCTGAATCCTGACAACCAGTATGTCAAGGTCCTCCTGGCTCTGAAACTTCAAAAGATGAACGAAGAAGGTGAAGGAGAGAGGTTAGTTGAAGAAGCTTTGGAGAAAGCCCCAGCGGCAACAGACGTGCTTTGCGGGGCAGCAAAGCTGTATCGGAGAAAAGGTGACCTGGACCAAGCTATTGAACTCCTGAGAAAGGCTCTAAAATACATGCCAGACAATACCTACCTACATTACCATATTGGGTGCTACTATAGGGCCAAAGTCCTCGAGGTAGAGAAAatgtgtggggaaagagagaagtTACAGGAGCTAGTAGGACATGCCCTAGATCATTTAAAGAGAGCTGAAGAGAGCAATGGAAATTTCTCCCATATCTGCTCCTATATCGCCTGCCTCCATTCACAAGCCGGTCAGTATGAAAAAGCAGAGTATTACTTtcaaaaagaattcaggaaagagCTTCCTCCTTTAACCAAACAAGTGTTCCATCTACGATATGGCAACTTTCAGCTGTATCAAATGAAGTGTGAAGACAAGGCCATCCACCACTTTATAGAGGGTGTGAAAATAAACCAGGAATCAAAGgcgagagaaaaaatgaaaaacaaactgcaaaaatTTGCCAAAATCAAGCTCTCAAAAAATGGAGCAGATCTTAAAGCTTTGCATCTCTTGGCGTTTCTTCAGGAGCTGAATGGAGAAATGCAGCCAGCAGAAGAAAACTCTAAGAGGGGTTTAGACTCTGGAAACCTCATGCCTTTAGCATCTTTAGCTGAGGAATGA